A genome region from Gloeocapsopsis sp. IPPAS B-1203 includes the following:
- a CDS encoding GNAT family N-acetyltransferase: MHKVKISYKENHDIDCLSILNLYQANHWSSANKPEQLYNALMHSQLLISAWDKSKLVGLGNAISDNFLVVYYPHLLVLPEYQKQGIGRQIMKILTSRYQGFHQHILLADQQAIEFYKKCGFKRAGKTEPMWIYAEQED, translated from the coding sequence ATGCACAAAGTAAAAATTAGCTATAAGGAAAATCATGATATTGATTGCCTCAGCATTCTTAATTTATATCAAGCGAATCACTGGTCTTCAGCTAACAAACCTGAGCAACTCTACAACGCATTAATGCACTCCCAACTGCTAATTTCTGCGTGGGATAAAAGTAAGCTAGTAGGTTTAGGCAATGCTATCTCTGATAACTTTTTAGTCGTTTACTATCCTCACTTACTTGTGTTGCCAGAGTACCAGAAACAAGGTATAGGCAGACAAATTATGAAGATTTTAACGTCTCGTTATCAAGGTTTTCATCAACATATTCTCCTTGCAGACCAACAGGCAATTGAATTCTATAAAAAGTGTGGCTTTAAGCGCGCCGGAAAAACTGAGCCGATGTGGATATATGCTGAACAAGAGGATTAG
- a CDS encoding RNA-binding protein hfq, which yields MPSEFDPALPSIRQVQTLIKQANRVELKLVTGDLVIGKISWQDQNCLSLVDANNQTILVWRGAIAYLKPIN from the coding sequence ATGCCTAGCGAATTCGATCCAGCATTACCTAGCATTCGTCAAGTTCAAACATTAATTAAACAAGCAAACCGCGTCGAGTTGAAACTTGTCACTGGCGATCTAGTCATTGGTAAAATTAGCTGGCAAGATCAAAACTGTTTAAGTCTTGTTGATGCAAATAATCAAACTATCCTCGTTTGGAGAGGTGCGATCGCCTATCTCAAACCAATAAACTAG
- the dapF gene encoding diaminopimelate epimerase → MTIEFAKYHGLGNDFILIDNRLSSQPVVTPEQAIKLCDRHFGIGADGVIFALPGQNGTDYTMRIFNSDGSEPEMCGNGIRCLAAFVAEIDGDQQENSQKRIHTLAGTITPQIMPDGQVKVDMGVPRLLASEIPTTLCSEGVKVVDKLLEVAGQSWNVTCVSMGNPHCITFVEDVAAIPLENIGPQFEHHAVFPQRTNTEFIEVVRRDYLKMRVWERGAGATLACGTGACAALVAGVLTGRCDRIATVELPGGCLQIEWSEIDQRLLMTGPAERVFTGVVEI, encoded by the coding sequence ATGACGATTGAATTTGCTAAATATCACGGACTTGGAAACGATTTTATTTTGATTGACAATCGTTTGTCATCACAGCCTGTTGTTACACCTGAACAAGCAATTAAGTTATGCGATCGACACTTTGGAATTGGTGCAGATGGCGTCATTTTTGCACTACCAGGACAGAATGGTACTGACTACACAATGCGGATTTTTAATTCTGATGGTTCAGAACCAGAAATGTGTGGTAATGGCATTCGTTGTTTAGCGGCGTTTGTCGCAGAAATAGACGGGGATCAGCAAGAAAATAGCCAAAAACGCATTCATACGCTGGCTGGCACTATTACACCGCAAATTATGCCTGATGGTCAAGTCAAAGTTGATATGGGCGTCCCTCGGTTACTTGCAAGTGAAATTCCGACGACTTTGTGTTCAGAAGGCGTGAAGGTTGTTGACAAACTGCTAGAAGTTGCCGGACAAAGTTGGAATGTTACGTGTGTCAGTATGGGGAATCCGCACTGTATTACGTTTGTGGAAGATGTCGCAGCAATTCCATTAGAAAACATTGGTCCGCAATTTGAGCATCACGCTGTCTTTCCGCAACGGACAAATACAGAATTTATTGAAGTGGTGCGCCGCGACTACTTGAAGATGCGTGTCTGGGAACGCGGCGCAGGGGCTACTTTGGCGTGTGGTACAGGTGCTTGTGCGGCTTTAGTTGCCGGTGTATTGACAGGAAGATGCGATCGCATTGCGACAGTCGAACTTCCAGGGGGTTGCTTGCAAATCGAATGGTCCGAAATCGATCAGCGGCTATTGATGACAGGACCTGCTGAAAGAGTATTTACAGGTGTTGTAGAAATTTAA
- a CDS encoding family 10 glycosylhydrolase, which produces MSNHRLRFARSCFAWQRLLATVLTGSLVSTNFGSPPPAKAQTTAYCQLTAAATQEKETLRQSALQGNTEAQNRYRALVNQHAQILRDCRNRTWPQTQAVWLRLYPCDLQPGVLDKVMDRVVNRGYNQVYIEVFYDGQVLLPTAANPTVWPSVVRTPGSERTDLLAQAIQKGRDRGLKVYAWMFMMNFGYSYGQRPDRQSVLARNSKGDTSLYVVDNASQVFIDPYNLQAKRDYYQLILEVIRRRPDGVLFDYVRYPRGSGAGSVVNRVQDLWIHSEAAQQALNRRALNYKGLNLIQRFVSKGYITAGDIEAIDKLYPQEGEPLWQGRTPPPAPQPPNKPPTAAQRQPQLQWELWQLSVAHAIQGIIDFLAIAAWPVQRQGMKAGAVFFPDGNQSVGRQGYDSRLQPWDRFPTTLEWHPMSYAACNNTSCIAALVQRVLQYAPSGTQVIPAIAGVWGKPISNRPSLEAQMQALRAYAPRLQGVSHFALSWQEPQLESERKSCRVR; this is translated from the coding sequence ATGTCCAACCATCGTTTGAGATTTGCCCGTTCTTGCTTTGCTTGGCAACGCTTGCTTGCCACCGTGTTAACAGGTAGCTTAGTAAGTACTAATTTTGGTAGCCCTCCTCCAGCTAAGGCACAAACAACGGCGTATTGCCAGCTAACAGCAGCAGCAACACAAGAAAAAGAAACCTTACGTCAATCTGCACTGCAGGGCAACACAGAAGCTCAGAACCGCTATAGAGCACTTGTAAATCAACACGCTCAAATTTTACGCGATTGTCGCAACCGCACTTGGCCTCAAACTCAAGCAGTATGGTTGCGGTTATATCCCTGCGATCTTCAGCCTGGAGTACTCGATAAAGTCATGGATCGCGTTGTTAATCGTGGCTATAACCAGGTGTATATTGAAGTATTCTACGACGGTCAAGTTTTGCTACCCACAGCCGCAAATCCTACCGTTTGGCCTTCTGTAGTTAGGACCCCTGGTAGTGAAAGGACAGATTTGCTAGCTCAAGCCATTCAAAAGGGACGCGATCGCGGGTTGAAGGTCTACGCTTGGATGTTCATGATGAATTTCGGCTACTCCTACGGGCAGCGCCCAGACCGCCAATCGGTGCTAGCACGTAACAGTAAAGGAGATACAAGTTTGTATGTGGTTGATAACGCCAGTCAGGTATTTATTGATCCTTATAACTTGCAAGCCAAAAGAGATTATTATCAGCTTATTCTAGAAGTCATACGGCGTCGCCCTGATGGAGTTCTCTTTGACTATGTGCGCTATCCTAGAGGCTCAGGTGCTGGATCTGTTGTCAATAGAGTACAAGATTTATGGATTCATAGCGAAGCTGCTCAACAAGCTTTAAATCGTCGGGCACTAAACTACAAAGGACTGAACTTAATTCAGCGCTTTGTGAGTAAAGGATATATTACTGCAGGAGATATTGAAGCCATCGACAAGCTGTATCCGCAAGAAGGCGAACCCTTGTGGCAAGGACGCACCCCTCCCCCAGCACCACAACCACCAAACAAACCACCAACTGCGGCACAAAGACAGCCCCAATTACAGTGGGAGTTATGGCAACTTAGTGTTGCTCATGCAATTCAAGGCATTATCGACTTTTTAGCAATTGCAGCTTGGCCTGTACAGCGACAAGGAATGAAAGCAGGTGCAGTGTTTTTCCCTGATGGCAACCAATCAGTCGGTCGTCAAGGTTATGACTCGCGTTTGCAGCCTTGGGACCGCTTTCCAACAACTTTAGAATGGCATCCCATGTCTTACGCAGCTTGCAATAATACAAGTTGTATTGCTGCTTTAGTACAGCGAGTTTTGCAGTACGCACCATCTGGAACTCAGGTAATTCCAGCGATCGCAGGAGTTTGGGGTAAACCTATTAGCAATCGCCCATCCTTAGAAGCCCAAATGCAAGCACTCCGCGCCTATGCACCACGACTTCAAGGTGTCAGTCATTTTGCTTTGTCTTGGCAAGAACCGCAGCTAGAAAGCGAGCGTAAATCTTGTAGAGTCCGTTAA
- the psb27 gene encoding photosystem II protein Psb27, with amino-acid sequence MLMKRYWSRLLALALVVVIGLMGCSSTAFSDGLSGDYRQDTLSVVNTLRNALDLPDDAPEKAEAQTEARQKINEFAARYQRDGAVASLSSFTTMRTALNSLAGHYSSYPNRPVPAKLKKRLEQEFKQVEMALNRNS; translated from the coding sequence ATGCTTATGAAGCGCTATTGGTCACGTCTACTCGCCCTCGCGTTGGTTGTTGTCATTGGCTTGATGGGCTGTTCTAGCACTGCTTTCTCAGATGGTCTGAGTGGAGATTATCGCCAAGATACACTATCTGTGGTAAACACATTGAGAAACGCCCTCGATTTACCAGATGATGCTCCTGAAAAAGCTGAGGCGCAAACAGAAGCACGTCAAAAAATTAATGAATTTGCTGCCCGTTACCAACGTGATGGTGCTGTTGCTAGTTTAAGTTCCTTCACCACAATGCGAACCGCATTAAACTCCTTGGCAGGACACTATAGCTCTTATCCCAATCGCCCAGTACCAGCAAAGCTCAAAAAACGGTTAGAGCAAGAATTCAAACAAGTAGAAATGGCGCTGAACCGAAACAGCTAA
- the cofH gene encoding 7,8-didemethyl-8-hydroxy-5-deazariboflavin synthase subunit CofH, giving the protein MTTKAVEKILERALTGYELSSQEGVILLQQTDIEAIAAIQDTADQLRRLQAGDTVTYVINRNINFTNICEQHCSFCAFRRDAGEEEAYWLNWAQILEKTSDAVQRGATEICMQGGLNPQAKISGRSLPYYLEVVKIIKAQFPQLHLHAFSPQEVEFIAREDDISYASVIVALRDAGVGSMPGTAAEILDDRVRRILCPEKINTATWLEIVSTAHQLGVPTTSTMLSGHIETPQQQIHHLQQLRSLQQTAYDRNYSATITEFILLPFVGQEAPKPLRRRVGRDQPVLADALLLTAVARIFLGQAISNHQPSWVKLGLTGAIKALKWGCNDIGGTLMEEHITTMAGAIGGTCMEVETLHTAISSIKRPHAQRDTLYCLLTKEEEVVSG; this is encoded by the coding sequence GTGACTACTAAAGCTGTTGAAAAGATTCTTGAGCGTGCCTTAACCGGATACGAGCTATCCTCCCAAGAGGGAGTAATATTGTTACAGCAGACCGATATCGAAGCGATCGCAGCAATTCAGGATACAGCAGATCAACTCCGCCGCTTGCAAGCAGGTGACACTGTAACATATGTCATCAATCGTAATATTAATTTTACTAATATTTGCGAGCAGCACTGTAGTTTCTGTGCATTTCGGCGCGATGCTGGAGAAGAAGAAGCCTACTGGCTAAACTGGGCACAAATTCTTGAAAAAACGAGTGATGCGGTACAGCGCGGTGCAACAGAAATTTGTATGCAAGGAGGATTAAACCCGCAAGCGAAAATTAGCGGGCGCTCTCTGCCATATTACCTGGAAGTAGTAAAAATCATCAAAGCACAGTTCCCTCAATTGCACTTACACGCATTTTCTCCCCAAGAAGTAGAATTTATTGCGCGAGAAGATGATATTAGCTATGCCTCAGTCATTGTTGCTTTACGCGATGCTGGAGTCGGTTCAATGCCAGGAACCGCTGCTGAAATCTTAGACGATCGAGTCAGGCGGATTTTGTGTCCTGAAAAAATTAACACAGCCACTTGGCTAGAAATTGTCAGTACAGCCCATCAATTAGGTGTACCAACAACCAGTACAATGCTTTCTGGACACATTGAAACACCACAACAGCAGATTCATCACCTGCAACAATTGCGATCGCTACAACAAACCGCATACGATAGAAATTACTCTGCCACCATAACTGAATTCATTTTGCTACCATTTGTCGGTCAAGAAGCCCCCAAACCTCTACGCCGTAGAGTTGGCAGAGATCAACCAGTACTTGCTGATGCACTATTACTGACAGCAGTAGCAAGGATCTTTTTAGGACAGGCAATATCTAACCATCAACCAAGCTGGGTCAAACTAGGGCTAACAGGAGCAATAAAAGCTTTAAAGTGGGGTTGCAACGATATTGGCGGTACTTTAATGGAAGAACACATTACCACAATGGCAGGTGCGATCGGTGGTACGTGTATGGAAGTAGAAACTCTACATACCGCAATTAGTTCCATCAAAAGACCCCATGCACAACGCGATACTTTATATTGCCTGCTGACTAAAGAAGAGGAAGTGGTTAGTGGCTAG
- a CDS encoding glycosyltransferase, whose protein sequence is MNLKLNPKTKYQDILLLLVWTAIAVGLRLTLLASKPPWTDEFSTLVFSLGNSFLGVPLNQAIALDTLLQPLQHNPERGVIQVVHNLVTESNHPPLYFAVAHLWMNFWSPQSTDLVSVWTARSLPALLGAASVPAIYGLGWLTFRSRLIGHLSAAMMAVSPYGIFLAQEARHYTLAILWVIASFGCLVVAIRRLEYRKPIPSWLVVVWIAANFLGIATHYFFVLTLGAEAAVLCVLWLRHYTSRTEYPRSGSWWQILMVAVGTFLGGLVWLPVFFQNNYGSDLTDWIQNGTKGLLALLNPIFQALAAWLTMISLLPVEAPQLPIVIASGFVMLIFFLWALPQLYRGIKVKLTQPKTRLMTWVFVGIACSAIALFFFFTYVFGIDLTRGARYNFVYFPAVIILVGASLAVCWQTPHQQGKRAVALIWLMGLLSAITVVCNLGYQKYYRPDLMVEIIQNNTLHSPMLIATTHKTHVQIGEMMGIGREFKLAGVNTPRFLLARETNEATATLQQTLNNFPRPLDLWLINFHAPVQVDSCIAEPQALPYVNGYNYQLYRCN, encoded by the coding sequence ATGAATTTAAAACTCAATCCAAAGACTAAATATCAAGATATATTACTGCTGTTGGTATGGACTGCGATCGCTGTTGGTTTGCGGTTAACGCTACTAGCAAGTAAACCACCTTGGACAGATGAATTCTCAACGTTAGTCTTTAGCTTGGGCAATAGTTTTCTTGGCGTTCCTTTAAATCAGGCGATCGCGCTTGATACACTACTGCAACCGTTGCAACATAATCCAGAGCGTGGAGTTATACAAGTCGTCCACAACTTGGTGACAGAAAGCAATCATCCACCACTGTACTTTGCAGTAGCTCATTTATGGATGAATTTTTGGTCGCCACAGTCAACTGACTTAGTCTCGGTATGGACAGCGCGATCGCTTCCGGCTTTACTCGGTGCAGCATCGGTTCCTGCAATTTATGGGTTGGGTTGGCTGACTTTTCGTTCTCGTTTAATCGGTCATTTATCAGCAGCAATGATGGCGGTTTCGCCCTATGGAATATTTTTAGCGCAAGAAGCCCGACATTACACGCTGGCAATTCTATGGGTCATTGCTTCCTTTGGTTGTTTGGTTGTTGCAATTCGACGTCTTGAGTACCGTAAACCAATTCCGAGTTGGTTAGTCGTTGTTTGGATTGCTGCAAATTTTTTAGGGATCGCAACGCACTATTTTTTTGTGTTGACTCTTGGTGCTGAAGCTGCTGTTCTATGTGTGTTGTGGTTACGTCATTATACATCTCGCACTGAATACCCTAGGTCTGGTTCTTGGTGGCAAATTTTGATGGTTGCAGTAGGAACATTTCTCGGTGGCTTAGTGTGGCTACCTGTGTTTTTCCAAAACAATTATGGCAGCGATCTCACCGATTGGATTCAAAACGGCACGAAAGGATTATTAGCATTACTTAACCCAATTTTTCAAGCTCTGGCTGCTTGGCTGACAATGATATCTTTACTACCAGTAGAAGCTCCACAACTACCGATTGTGATTGCTTCTGGTTTTGTCATGCTGATTTTCTTTTTGTGGGCACTGCCTCAGTTGTATCGTGGGATCAAAGTAAAGCTCACGCAACCTAAAACACGCTTAATGACTTGGGTTTTTGTGGGGATTGCGTGTAGTGCGATCGCATTGTTCTTTTTCTTTACTTATGTTTTTGGTATTGATCTCACTCGTGGCGCGCGCTATAATTTTGTCTATTTTCCTGCAGTTATAATTTTAGTGGGAGCAAGTCTTGCAGTTTGTTGGCAGACTCCTCATCAACAAGGAAAACGTGCTGTTGCCTTAATTTGGCTAATGGGATTACTCAGCGCGATCACAGTAGTTTGTAATTTAGGTTATCAAAAATACTACCGCCCTGACTTGATGGTAGAAATTATTCAAAACAATACATTGCACTCACCAATGTTGATTGCTACAACTCATAAAACTCATGTGCAAATTGGCGAAATGATGGGTATAGGTAGAGAATTTAAACTTGCTGGAGTTAATACGCCGCGATTCTTGTTAGCGCGTGAAACAAATGAAGCCACTGCGACTTTACAACAAACTTTAAATAATTTTCCCCGACCGCTAGACTTGTGGTTGATCAATTTTCATGCGCCAGTGCAAGTAGATAGCTGTATTGCTGAACCTCAAGCTTTGCCATACGTTAATGGTTACAACTACCAGCTATATCGCTGTAATTGA
- a CDS encoding DUF3318 domain-containing protein: MEPAIEIRRLVEIMPASGRMMTKIVNKPEQAAVIYSSFPLPWNQQRLIYINFDLWRRLSQPQRDLLLLRTVSWLLQVKWLKPDIYQGVVITGLIGATIEFVQQDAVGVLVAGGLSAIALNRIWRNNRSTQLEIEADKAAIQIAQRRSYIETEAAEHLLTAIEAVAKLEKRPSLTFIELIRCQNLRAIAGLSSVSIPEVLK, from the coding sequence ATGGAGCCAGCTATTGAAATTCGCCGCCTCGTAGAAATCATGCCAGCTTCTGGTCGCATGATGACTAAAATTGTGAATAAACCAGAGCAAGCAGCAGTAATTTATAGCTCGTTTCCCTTACCTTGGAATCAGCAGCGTTTGATATATATCAATTTTGACTTATGGCGCCGTCTTTCGCAGCCACAAAGAGATCTGCTGCTGTTACGAACTGTATCTTGGCTTCTCCAAGTCAAGTGGTTAAAGCCAGATATTTATCAAGGTGTTGTCATTACAGGACTAATAGGCGCAACAATTGAATTCGTACAGCAAGATGCTGTCGGAGTTTTGGTTGCAGGAGGTTTGAGTGCGATCGCACTTAATCGCATCTGGCGCAACAATCGCAGTACGCAACTAGAAATCGAAGCAGACAAAGCCGCCATTCAAATTGCCCAAAGGCGCAGCTACATTGAAACTGAAGCAGCAGAACATTTGTTAACTGCAATAGAAGCCGTCGCCAAACTTGAAAAACGTCCTAGCTTAACTTTTATCGAACTCATCCGTTGTCAAAATTTACGCGCGATCGCCGGTTTATCCTCTGTGAGTATTCCAGAAGTACTTAAGTAG
- a CDS encoding iron uptake porin, translating into MTKFFWNALRLSPVILGATLLLGNRVQATETPVVDVVVPTATTDQAAAVEPAPQIVTSQAPTLVSQVPANSLAQVTSVSQLSDVQPTDWAFQALQSLVERYGCIAGYPDGTYRGNRALTRYEFAAGLNACLDRVNELIATATADQVTREDLATLQRLQEEFAAEIATLRGRVDALEAQTAELEANQFSTTTVLNGEVIFAISDVFGDAAVGGEDLEYNTVLGGRARLNFDTSFGGDDRLRVRLQAANLDNNSGETGTSMTRLGFDTNTGNDVELEDFYYRFPVGDAALVQLNFSDVGLDNALYSFNPSLESSGRGAISRYGRFSPIYRTGSGAGISVSLNPEGPLTVTGVFAAPNAADPGEGGVGLFNGAYTALGQIGFRISDAFTIGATYARSYQNTASGIDLFGSTGSANANAPFGEDVATEANHYGAQASLQLGQSLNLSGWVGYSTADSLVGPAADADMFYWAATLALQDFGREGNQLGIIFGQPPKVTDSALVEDPDTSYHLEGVYRLQLTENVAITPGVLVIFNPEHNNANDTIYVGTLRTTFSF; encoded by the coding sequence ATGACAAAATTTTTCTGGAACGCTTTGAGGCTCAGTCCAGTCATTTTAGGAGCAACCTTGCTTCTAGGCAACCGCGTTCAAGCTACTGAAACTCCAGTAGTAGATGTAGTTGTTCCGACTGCAACCACTGACCAAGCTGCGGCTGTAGAACCAGCTCCTCAAATTGTTACAAGCCAAGCTCCAACCTTAGTTAGTCAAGTTCCCGCAAATTCACTAGCTCAGGTAACATCAGTATCTCAGTTATCTGACGTTCAGCCAACAGATTGGGCATTTCAAGCACTACAATCACTCGTTGAGCGCTACGGTTGTATTGCTGGTTATCCTGACGGAACCTATCGCGGTAATCGTGCTTTGACCCGCTACGAATTTGCAGCTGGTTTGAATGCGTGTTTAGATCGCGTCAATGAACTAATTGCAACAGCCACAGCAGACCAAGTTACAAGAGAAGACTTAGCGACTCTCCAACGTTTACAAGAAGAATTTGCAGCAGAAATTGCTACACTCCGCGGTCGAGTTGATGCCCTAGAAGCGCAAACCGCAGAACTCGAAGCAAATCAGTTCTCCACAACAACCGTCCTCAACGGAGAAGTGATTTTTGCAATATCTGATGTTTTCGGCGACGCAGCAGTTGGTGGAGAAGACTTAGAGTACAATACTGTTCTTGGGGGTCGGGCGCGGTTGAACTTTGACACCAGTTTTGGTGGTGACGATCGCTTGAGAGTTCGTTTGCAAGCTGCGAATTTAGACAACAACAGTGGTGAAACGGGTACTAGCATGACCCGTCTAGGCTTTGATACCAACACTGGTAACGATGTCGAACTAGAAGACTTCTACTACCGTTTTCCCGTCGGTGATGCTGCTTTAGTTCAATTGAACTTTAGTGATGTCGGATTAGATAACGCGCTATATAGCTTCAACCCATCTCTTGAAAGCAGTGGTCGTGGTGCAATATCTCGTTACGGTCGATTTAGCCCTATCTACCGCACAGGTAGCGGTGCTGGAATATCAGTCAGTCTTAATCCAGAAGGTCCACTGACTGTAACTGGAGTTTTTGCTGCACCTAATGCTGCAGACCCTGGCGAAGGTGGTGTAGGACTCTTTAATGGTGCTTATACTGCGTTAGGTCAAATTGGTTTCCGCATTAGCGATGCATTTACAATCGGTGCTACATACGCTCGTTCTTATCAAAACACGGCAAGTGGAATTGATCTATTTGGTTCCACAGGAAGTGCTAATGCAAACGCGCCTTTTGGGGAGGATGTTGCTACAGAAGCTAACCATTACGGAGCGCAAGCTAGCTTACAACTAGGTCAGTCATTGAACCTCTCCGGTTGGGTAGGCTATAGTACTGCAGATAGTTTAGTAGGTCCTGCAGCTGATGCAGATATGTTCTACTGGGCTGCTACATTAGCATTACAAGATTTTGGTAGAGAAGGTAATCAGTTGGGTATTATCTTTGGTCAGCCACCAAAGGTTACAGATAGTGCCCTTGTTGAAGACCCAGATACTTCATATCACTTAGAAGGAGTATATCGTCTACAGCTTACCGAGAACGTTGCTATCACTCCTGGTGTGTTAGTGATCTTCAATCCAGAGCATAACAACGCTAATGACACAATTTATGTCGGAACCCTTCGTACTACTTTCTCCTTCTAA
- a CDS encoding Crp/Fnr family transcriptional regulator, whose translation MTISAPNTPLPSPLQRIFSRKELIPPRQDLLWKIERGAVRTFTWSEQGTLITLGYWGADDVVGYPLSRVNPYQIECLTSVEMSLLPAGLWHQAVDSMLLHIQQSEELLSIVHRKPVSMRLWHFLIWLSEKFGREVEQGRLIDLAITHQEMAEVINTTRVSVTRLLQHFEEEGMLLRHQRRIILCLVK comes from the coding sequence ATGACTATCTCCGCTCCAAACACACCACTCCCCTCTCCACTCCAGCGGATATTTAGCCGCAAAGAGCTTATTCCACCCCGCCAAGACCTTTTGTGGAAAATAGAACGCGGAGCCGTACGTACTTTTACTTGGAGCGAACAAGGCACACTCATAACATTAGGATACTGGGGCGCAGATGATGTTGTAGGCTACCCATTATCGCGGGTAAATCCATACCAGATAGAGTGCCTAACAAGTGTGGAAATGAGTCTTTTGCCAGCAGGCTTATGGCATCAAGCAGTAGATTCTATGTTACTTCACATCCAGCAATCTGAAGAGCTTCTGAGTATCGTACATCGAAAACCAGTTTCTATGAGACTGTGGCACTTTTTGATCTGGCTCTCTGAGAAGTTTGGTCGAGAAGTAGAGCAAGGTCGCTTGATTGATTTAGCTATTACTCACCAGGAAATGGCAGAAGTCATTAACACAACAAGAGTTTCAGTCACTCGATTGTTACAGCACTTTGAAGAGGAAGGAATGTTACTTCGTCACCAAAGACGCATAATTTTATGTTTAGTCAAATAG
- the phoU gene encoding phosphate signaling complex protein PhoU has translation MNINSSSERRHFERRLKSLERDVLRMGALVENSFRLSHQALFARDLEVAKQLPLLDKQIDRFYKQIEIECATLLTSESPVAQDLRLLSAFMQLVRDLERIGDYAEDLAEIAIKLFPYPPHRCVPQIEEMSHHAQAMLATSLVALADLDADAGKTVKRLDDFVDDAYQTLYQTLATERDIKGVVEPILLLALVIRHIERMADHATNIGQRVAYIVTGHRA, from the coding sequence GTGAACATTAACTCTAGTTCTGAGCGCCGCCATTTTGAACGTCGCCTCAAAAGCTTAGAACGTGACGTTTTGAGGATGGGAGCTTTAGTCGAAAATTCCTTTAGGCTTAGTCATCAAGCATTGTTTGCACGTGACTTAGAAGTAGCTAAACAACTACCTCTCCTCGATAAACAAATTGATCGCTTCTACAAACAAATTGAGATAGAGTGTGCTACTCTACTCACCTCAGAATCACCAGTAGCACAAGATTTGCGCTTGTTAAGTGCGTTTATGCAACTCGTCCGCGACTTAGAACGCATTGGCGACTATGCAGAGGACTTAGCCGAAATAGCCATCAAACTTTTTCCCTATCCGCCTCATCGTTGTGTTCCTCAAATTGAGGAAATGTCTCATCACGCCCAAGCCATGCTAGCAACTAGCTTAGTTGCACTAGCCGATCTCGATGCTGATGCTGGAAAAACAGTCAAACGGCTCGATGATTTTGTCGATGATGCCTACCAAACACTCTACCAAACTTTGGCAACCGAGCGCGACATTAAAGGAGTAGTAGAACCAATCTTGCTTTTAGCACTTGTTATCCGCCACATAGAACGAATGGCAGATCACGCAACGAATATTGGTCAAAGAGTAGCATACATCGTCACAGGACACAGAGCCTAA